The following proteins are co-located in the Phocoena phocoena chromosome 1, mPhoPho1.1, whole genome shotgun sequence genome:
- the LRRC8C gene encoding volume-regulated anion channel subunit LRRC8C: MIPVTEFRQFSEQQPAFRVLKPWWDVFTDYLSVAMLMIGVFGCTLQVMQDKIICLPKRVQASQNQSSVSNVSQAVASTTPLPPPKPSPTNPVTVEMKGLKTDLDLQQYSFINQMCYERALHWYAKYFPYLVLIHTLVFMLCSNFWFKFPGSSSKIEHFISILGKCFDSPWTTRALSEVSGEDSEEKDNRKNVSRSNATPSGPEGGLVNSQSLKSIPEKFVVDKSTAGALDKKEGEQAKALFEKVKKFRLHVEEGDILYAMYVRQTVLKVIKFLIIIAYNSALVSKVQFTVDCNVDIQDMTGYKNFSCNHTMAHLFSKLSFCYLCFVSIYGLTCLYTLYWLFYRSLREYSFEYVRQETGIDDIPDVKNDFAFMLHMIDQYDPLYSKRFAVFLSEVSENKLKQLNLNNEWTPDKLRQKLQTNAHNRLELPLIMLSGLPDTVFEITELQSLKLEIIKNVMIPATIAQLDNLQELSLHQCSVKIHSAALSFLKENLKVLSVKFDDMRELPPWMYGLRNLEELYLVGSLSHDIYKNITLESLRDLKSLKILSIKSNVSKIPQAVVDVSSHLQKMCIHNDGTKLVMLNNLKKMTNLTELELVHCDLERIPHAVFSLLSLQELDLKENNLKSIEEIVSFQHLRKLTVLKLWYNSITYIPEHIKKLTSLERLFFSHNKIEVLPSHLFLCNKIRYLDLSYNDIRFIPPEIGVLQSLQYFSITCNKVESLPDELYFCKKLKTLKIGKNSLSVLSPKIGNLLFLSYLDVKGNHFEILPPELGDCRALKRAGLVVEDALFETLPSDVREQMKTE; the protein is encoded by the coding sequence gTCATGCAAGACAAGATAATCTgccttccaaagagagtgcaggcTTCTCAGAACCAGTCTTCCGTTTCGAATGTCTCTCAAGCAGTGGCCAGTACCACCCCCCTGCCTCCACCGAAACCGTCTCCCACTAACCCAGTCACTGTGGAAATGAAAGGACTGAAGACAGATTTGGACCTTCAGCAGTACAGCTTCATTAACCAGATGTGCTATGAGCGAGCCCTCCACTGGTACGCCAAGTATTTCCCTTACCTTGTCCTCATCCATACCCTGGTCTTCATGCTCTGTAGCAACTTTTGGTTCAAATTCCCTGGTTCCAGCTCCAAAATAGAACATTTCATCTCAATCCTGGGGAAGTGTTTTGACTCTCCCTGGACCACACGGGCTTTATCTGAAGTGTCTGGGgaggactcagaagaaaaggacaaCAGGAAGAACGTGAGCAGGTCCAACGCCACCCCGTCTGGTCCGGAAGGCGGCCTGGTCAACTCTCAGTCTTTAAAGTCAATTCCTGAGAAGTTTGTGGTTGACAAATCCACTGCAGGGGCTCTAGATAAGAAGGAGGGTGAGCAAGCGAAGGCTTTATTTGAGAAGGTGAAGAAGTTCAGGCTGCACGTAGAAGAAGGTGATATATTATACGCTATGTATGTTCGTCAGACTGTACTTAAGGTTATAAAATTCCTAATCATCATTGCATATAATAGCGCCCTGGTTTCCAAAGTCCAATTTACAGTGGACTGCAATGTTGACATTCAGGACATGACTGGATATAAGAACTTTTCCTGCAATCACACCATGGCACACTTGTTCTCGAAACTCTCCTTTTGCTACTTGTGCTTTGTAAGTATCTACGGATTGACGTGCCTTTATACCTTATACTGGCTGTTCTACCGTTCTCTGAGGGAGTACTCTTTTGAGTACGTCCGGCAGGAAACTGGAATTGATGATATTCCAGACGTGAAAAATGACTTTGCTTTTATGCTTCATATGATAGATCAGTACGACCCTCTGTATTCCAAGAGATTTGCAGTGTTCCTATCTGAAGTGAGTGAAAACAAATTAAAGCAGCTGAACTTAAACAACGAGTGGACTCCGGATAAACTGAGGCAGAAGCTGCAGACGAATGCCCATAACCGCCTGGAATTGCCTCTCATCATGCTCTCTGGCCTTCCAGACACTGTTTTTGAAATCACGGAGTTGCAGTCTCTAAAACTTGAAATCATTAAGAATGTCATGATACCAGCCACCATTGCACAGCTAGACAATCTCCAGGAGCTCTCTCTGCACCAGTGCTCGGTCAAAATCCACAGCGCGGCGCTCTCCTTCCTGAAGGAGAACCTCAAGGTCTTGAGCGTCAAGTTTGATGATATGAGGGAGCTGCCCCCCTGGATGTATGGCCTCCGGAACCTGGAGGAGCTCTACCTGGTTGGCTCTCTAAGTCACgatatttacaaaaatatcacCCTTGAGTCTCTGCGGGATCTCAAAAGCCTTAAAATTCTCTCTATCAAAAGCAATGTTTCCAAAATCCCACAGGCAGTGGTTGATGTTTCCAGCCATCTCCAGAAGATGTGCATACACAACGATGGCACCAAGCTGGTGATGCTTAACAATCTGAAGAAGATGACCAATCTGACAGAGCTGGAGCTGGTCCACTGTGACCTGGAGCGCATTCCTCATGCCGTGTTCAGCCTGCTTAGCCTCCAGGAATTGGACCtcaaggaaaataatctgaagtcTATAGAAGAGATCGTTAGCTTCCAGCACTTGAGAAAGTTGACAGTGCTAAAACTGTGGTATAACAGCATCACCTACATCCCAGAGCATATAAAGAAACTCACCAGCCTGGAGCGCCTCTTCTTTAGTCACAATAAAATAGAGGTGCTGCCTTCCCATCTCTTCCTATGCAACAAGATCCGATACCTGGACTTGTCCTACAATGACATTAGATTTATCCCGCCTGAGATCGGAGTTCTACAAAGTTTACAGTATTTTTCCATCACTTGTAACAAAGTGGAGAGCCTTCCAGATGAACTCTATTTCTGTAAGAAACTCAAAACTCTGAAGATTGGGAAAAACAGCCTATCAGTACTTTCACCAAAAATTGGAAATTTACTATTTCTCTCCTATTTAGATGTCAAAGGCAATCACTTTGAAATTCTCCCTCCCGAACTGGGCGACTGTCGGGCTCTGAAGCGAGCTGGTTTAGTTGTAGAAGATGCTCTGTTTGAAACCCTGCCTTCTGATGTCCGGgagcaaatgaaaacagaataa